In Halobaculum limi, one DNA window encodes the following:
- a CDS encoding single-stranded DNA binding protein — translation MGAIEDVYEELDADVPFEEFEAAVEQKVDDMGGLADEETAAMLIAHELRDEEVNSVADIEPGMDDVKFLAKVMKVGEVRTFERDGEDDDGHVLNVEVADESGRVTISLWDQVAVDAKENLQTGDVLRIMGRPKEGFSGLEVAVDKVEPDEDAEVDVEAIEQYRVEDLTMGASDVDLLGVVLDTDTVRTFDRDDGSEGKVSNLTLGDETGRVRVTMWDEMADRVEELTAGQTVEVVDGYVRERDGDLELHVGSRGAVEEVDADVEYVPETTDIANLELEDVVDVAGGVIETSEKRTFDRDDGSQGQVRNVRIKDDTGEIRVALWGDKADRDIDLADKVVFTDVEIQDGWQDDLEASAGWRSSVTVLEDADGSSAGAGGGSADRDAGQGGLDSFDSGGSDTESPSGGGGAAAATAETASEEATDDTGGVVEFTGTVVQAGDPVVLDDGTQTRSVKTSANLRLGEEVTVRGVEEDGTIDADDVF, via the coding sequence ATGGGCGCTATCGAGGACGTCTACGAGGAGTTGGACGCCGACGTCCCCTTCGAGGAGTTCGAGGCTGCCGTCGAGCAGAAAGTCGACGATATGGGCGGACTCGCCGACGAGGAGACGGCGGCGATGCTCATCGCGCACGAACTCCGCGACGAGGAGGTCAACAGCGTCGCCGACATCGAACCGGGGATGGACGACGTGAAGTTCCTCGCGAAGGTGATGAAGGTCGGCGAAGTGCGAACCTTCGAACGCGACGGCGAGGACGACGACGGCCACGTCCTCAACGTCGAGGTGGCCGACGAGTCCGGGCGCGTCACCATCTCGCTGTGGGATCAGGTCGCCGTCGACGCGAAGGAGAACCTCCAGACGGGCGACGTGCTTCGGATTATGGGCCGACCCAAAGAAGGGTTCAGCGGCCTCGAAGTCGCCGTCGACAAGGTCGAACCCGACGAGGACGCCGAAGTCGACGTGGAGGCCATCGAGCAGTACCGCGTCGAGGATCTGACGATGGGTGCGTCGGACGTCGACCTGCTTGGCGTCGTCCTCGACACCGACACCGTCCGCACGTTCGACCGCGACGACGGCTCCGAGGGGAAGGTGTCGAACCTCACTCTCGGCGACGAGACGGGCCGCGTCCGCGTCACGATGTGGGACGAGATGGCCGACCGCGTCGAGGAACTGACGGCCGGACAGACCGTCGAGGTGGTCGACGGCTACGTCCGCGAACGCGACGGCGACCTCGAACTCCACGTCGGATCGCGTGGCGCGGTCGAGGAAGTCGACGCCGACGTAGAGTACGTCCCCGAGACGACCGACATCGCGAATCTGGAACTGGAGGACGTGGTCGACGTCGCCGGCGGCGTCATCGAGACGAGCGAGAAGCGCACGTTCGACCGCGACGACGGCTCACAGGGCCAGGTACGCAACGTCCGCATCAAAGACGACACCGGCGAGATACGGGTGGCGCTGTGGGGCGACAAGGCCGACCGCGACATCGACCTCGCCGACAAGGTGGTGTTCACCGACGTCGAGATCCAGGACGGCTGGCAGGACGACCTCGAAGCCTCCGCCGGGTGGCGCTCCTCGGTCACGGTGTTGGAGGACGCCGACGGGAGCAGTGCGGGCGCTGGCGGTGGCTCTGCCGACCGCGACGCGGGGCAGGGTGGTCTCGATTCGTTCGATTCGGGCGGAAGCGACACCGAATCCCCGTCGGGCGGCGGCGGAGCGGCGGCGGCCACCGCCGAGACGGCGAGCGAGGAGGCGACCGACGATACGGGCGGCGTCGTCGAGTTCACCGGGACGGTCGTGCAGGCGGGCGACCCGGTCGTCCTTGACGACGGCACGCAGACGCGGTCGGTGAAGACCAGCGCGAACCTCCGACTCGGCGAGGAGGTCACCGTACGCGGCGTCGAAGAAGACGGGACTATCGACGCCGACGACGTGTTCTGA
- the cca gene encoding CCA tRNA nucleotidyltransferase, with product MTDPEAGDAGDSSGDLEAVVAAVRRRVTPDEAERERLDAAAADLRERTAAAVADLPAPADEADVFTVGSTARGTWLAGDRDIDLFVRFPTDVSREDLERYGLRVGHAVLPDGEEEYAEHPYVVGSVDGFDVDLVPCYAVESATEIRSAVDRTPFHNEYLSARLDGDLAGDVRVLKAFLKGIGVYGSNLRTRGFSGYLTELLVLEHGGVRETLEAVADWHPPVRFDPEEHGTAEFDDPLVVIDPTDPERNVAAVLSGDNLARLQHHARDLLSNPRTEPFFPAESAPIDAASVRDHVARRGTDPVAVVFDAPDLVDDQLYPQLRRSLAGIERELSGRGFDVLRAATFAAERPNDGGDSADARRAVLLVELATRTLPAVERHDGPPVHVRDHAAGFYDKYADDPDAYGPFVDDGRYVVERQRPQAERDAVAVLSSDRLFDAALGARVESALERGYDVLAGEDIASLVDGTHGSFGVDLRGYFEPSV from the coding sequence ATGACCGATCCGGAGGCGGGCGACGCCGGTGACTCTTCCGGCGACCTCGAAGCCGTGGTCGCCGCGGTTCGCCGGCGGGTGACGCCCGACGAGGCGGAACGCGAGCGGCTGGACGCCGCCGCTGCGGACTTGCGCGAGCGAACCGCCGCTGCCGTCGCGGACCTGCCCGCGCCCGCCGACGAGGCAGACGTGTTCACCGTCGGGTCGACCGCGCGAGGGACGTGGCTCGCGGGCGACCGCGACATCGACCTGTTCGTGCGCTTCCCGACCGACGTCTCACGAGAGGACTTGGAGCGATACGGCCTTCGCGTCGGCCACGCCGTCCTCCCCGACGGCGAGGAGGAGTACGCCGAGCACCCGTACGTCGTCGGCAGCGTCGACGGCTTCGACGTGGACTTGGTCCCGTGTTACGCCGTCGAATCCGCGACCGAGATACGGTCGGCCGTCGACCGAACCCCGTTCCACAACGAGTACCTCTCGGCACGCCTCGACGGCGACCTCGCGGGAGACGTTCGCGTCCTGAAGGCGTTCCTGAAGGGCATCGGCGTCTACGGCAGTAACCTCCGCACCCGTGGTTTCTCCGGCTACCTCACGGAACTGCTCGTCCTCGAACACGGCGGCGTCCGCGAGACGCTCGAAGCTGTTGCCGACTGGCACCCGCCGGTCCGATTCGACCCTGAGGAACACGGCACAGCGGAGTTCGACGACCCACTCGTGGTCATCGACCCGACCGACCCCGAACGCAACGTCGCGGCGGTGCTGTCGGGCGACAACCTCGCGCGCTTGCAACACCACGCCCGTGACCTCCTCTCGAACCCTCGAACGGAGCCGTTCTTCCCGGCCGAGTCGGCTCCCATCGACGCCGCGTCCGTCCGCGACCACGTCGCCCGTCGCGGGACCGATCCGGTCGCGGTCGTCTTCGATGCGCCTGATCTCGTCGACGACCAACTGTACCCGCAACTGCGACGCTCGCTCGCTGGCATCGAACGCGAACTTTCCGGGCGCGGGTTCGACGTGCTTCGCGCAGCGACGTTCGCGGCCGAACGCCCGAACGACGGCGGCGACTCAGCGGACGCTCGCCGCGCGGTCCTACTCGTCGAACTCGCCACTCGAACCTTACCCGCGGTCGAACGCCACGATGGCCCGCCCGTCCACGTCCGCGACCACGCCGCCGGCTTCTACGACAAGTACGCCGACGACCCCGACGCCTACGGCCCGTTCGTCGACGACGGCCGCTACGTCGTCGAACGCCAGCGACCACAAGCGGAACGTGACGCGGTCGCCGTGCTGTCGTCGGACCGCCTGTTCGACGCGGCGCTCGGTGCACGCGTGGAATCGGCACTAGAGCGGGGATACGACGTGCTCGCGGGCGAAGATATCGCGTCACTCGTCGACGGCACCCACGGGTCGTTCGGTGTGGATCTACGTGGATACTTCGAGCCGTCGGTCTGA
- a CDS encoding ester cyclase yields MSTQQDQNRETAERINGAFVDAYNTGATGLIDDVVTDDFVCHHLAAGQDLHGADGYKPRITELRAAIPDFHMELEEMIVEGNMSAGHYTWGGTHENELMGVPGTGKTIETTSMTMMRMEGDKMAEMWVYGDGRGLQEQLGITR; encoded by the coding sequence ATGTCTACCCAACAAGACCAAAATCGAGAGACAGCAGAGCGCATCAACGGCGCGTTCGTCGACGCGTACAACACCGGCGCGACGGGCCTCATCGACGACGTCGTCACAGACGACTTCGTCTGCCACCACCTCGCGGCGGGGCAGGACCTCCACGGTGCCGACGGCTACAAGCCTCGGATCACGGAACTCCGAGCGGCGATTCCCGACTTCCATATGGAACTCGAGGAGATGATCGTCGAGGGCAATATGAGCGCGGGGCACTACACGTGGGGCGGCACACACGAGAACGAACTGATGGGCGTCCCCGGAACCGGGAAGACCATCGAGACGACCAGTATGACGATGATGCGGATGGAGGGCGACAAGATGGCCGAGATGTGGGTGTACGGCGACGGCCGCGGCCTGCAGGAGCAACTCGGTATCACGCGCTGA
- a CDS encoding C-terminal binding protein codes for MSVEDRLVVVADDPRYDADRLREVLGCRVETADCSTPDAIEANAADADALVVNVHATVPESVIESLDLTVLARGAVGLDGIDVAAAADNGVQVVHVPEYCLDEVADHAVGLLTSLARGIPAYADRAREAWDWQPPYPIERLAECTVGVVSFGPIAQRFTDLITPSVDNVVVHDPYVDDDVIHDHGAESVSFEALCRRADHLSVHAPLTEDTRGMIDADTFTSLPTHAVVVNTGRGGVVDEDDLLAALEDGEIAAAGLDVLETEPPSSDHPLFDRDDTLVTPHAGWFSEAAKRDLNDALARDIARAFGEDTPKGLVDPSADWL; via the coding sequence GTGAGCGTCGAGGACCGACTGGTCGTCGTCGCAGACGACCCGAGATACGATGCCGACCGACTGCGCGAGGTACTCGGTTGCCGCGTCGAGACGGCCGACTGCTCGACGCCGGACGCCATCGAGGCCAACGCCGCCGACGCGGACGCCCTCGTGGTGAACGTCCACGCGACGGTTCCGGAGTCCGTCATCGAGTCGCTCGATCTGACCGTGCTCGCGCGGGGTGCGGTCGGTCTCGACGGAATCGACGTGGCGGCGGCCGCCGACAACGGCGTCCAAGTGGTCCACGTCCCGGAGTACTGTCTCGACGAGGTGGCCGACCACGCGGTTGGTCTGCTCACGTCGCTGGCGCGGGGCATCCCAGCGTACGCCGACCGCGCACGCGAGGCGTGGGACTGGCAGCCACCGTACCCCATCGAACGCCTCGCCGAGTGTACCGTCGGCGTCGTCTCGTTCGGCCCTATCGCACAGCGGTTCACCGACCTCATCACGCCGTCGGTCGACAACGTCGTCGTCCACGACCCGTACGTCGACGACGACGTGATCCACGACCACGGTGCGGAGTCGGTGTCGTTCGAGGCGCTGTGTCGACGCGCGGATCACCTGTCGGTTCACGCGCCGCTGACCGAGGATACCCGTGGAATGATCGACGCAGACACGTTCACCAGTCTGCCGACGCACGCGGTCGTCGTCAACACGGGGCGGGGTGGTGTCGTCGACGAGGACGACCTCCTCGCGGCGCTGGAGGACGGCGAAATTGCCGCGGCGGGGCTGGACGTCTTGGAGACGGAGCCACCGTCGTCGGACCACCCGCTGTTCGACCGGGACGATACGCTGGTGACCCCACACGCCGGGTGGTTCTCCGAGGCGGCGAAGCGCGACCTGAACGACGCACTCGCTCGCGACATCGCGCGGGCGTTCGGCGAGGACACGCCGAAGGGCCTCGTCGATCCGTCAGCAGACTGGCTGTGA
- a CDS encoding histone deacetylase family protein, translating into MRFGYSELCLDHDTGERHPENPDRLRAIREGLKRKHGVEYVEADPAGRDAIDAVHDTDYVDEVVEFCESGGGNWDPDTVASGGTWAAARAAAGQAQWAAKEGLANDPGRRTPFALGRPPGHHAVEADAMGFCFVNNVAVAAQSVIDDGLADRVAIFDWDVHHGNGTQDIFYDRGDVLYSSIHEDGLYPGTGAVDETGEGDGEGATLNVPLPAGAGDADFLAAIDDVISPVVDRFDADLLLISAGFDAHRHDPISRMRVSTEGYALMTQRMRTLAEMTDTGLGFVLEGGYGLDTLSEGVAMVHETFDGRPPIEPDKDPEDRTEPLLTDLREQFELE; encoded by the coding sequence ATGCGGTTCGGCTACAGCGAACTGTGTCTCGACCACGACACCGGCGAGCGACATCCCGAGAACCCCGACCGCCTGCGTGCGATCCGCGAGGGGCTGAAACGGAAGCACGGCGTCGAGTACGTCGAGGCCGACCCCGCCGGCCGCGACGCCATCGACGCGGTCCACGACACCGACTACGTCGACGAGGTGGTCGAGTTCTGCGAGTCGGGCGGCGGCAACTGGGACCCGGACACGGTCGCCTCCGGTGGGACGTGGGCCGCCGCCCGCGCCGCGGCCGGGCAGGCGCAGTGGGCTGCCAAGGAGGGGTTAGCTAACGACCCCGGCCGGCGGACGCCGTTCGCACTCGGACGCCCCCCGGGCCACCACGCCGTCGAGGCGGACGCGATGGGCTTCTGTTTCGTCAACAACGTCGCCGTCGCGGCCCAGTCGGTCATCGACGACGGCCTCGCCGACCGCGTCGCCATCTTCGACTGGGACGTCCACCACGGCAACGGCACGCAGGACATCTTCTACGACCGCGGCGACGTCCTCTACAGTTCCATCCACGAAGACGGCCTCTACCCGGGCACGGGCGCGGTCGACGAGACAGGAGAAGGCGACGGTGAGGGGGCGACGCTGAACGTTCCCCTGCCCGCGGGCGCGGGCGACGCCGACTTCCTCGCGGCCATCGACGACGTGATATCGCCCGTCGTCGACCGCTTCGACGCGGACCTCTTGCTCATCTCCGCGGGCTTCGACGCCCACCGCCACGACCCAATCTCGCGGATGCGCGTCTCCACCGAGGGGTATGCGCTGATGACCCAGCGGATGCGGACGCTCGCTGAGATGACCGACACGGGTCTCGGCTTCGTACTGGAGGGCGGCTACGGACTGGACACGCTCTCGGAGGGTGTCGCGATGGTCCACGAGACGTTCGACGGTCGCCCGCCCATCGAACCCGACAAAGATCCCGAAGACCGCACGGAACCGTTGCTCACGGACCTGCGCGAACAGTTCGAGTTGGAGTAA
- the azf gene encoding NAD-dependent glucose-6-phosphate dehydrogenase Azf: MDEPVLLTGAGGRVGRAILAGIGEAYDWRLLDREPLSAASLPSGVSADEVVVADVTDETAVRDAVDGVGAVIHLAGDPRPNAPWDSVLTNNIDGTQTILQAAADTGVDRFVFASSNHAVGAYETDERTPEIYRTDDEYRLDGTELPRPSNLYGVSKATGETLGRYYHDTEDLSVACVRIGNLTKGHPPKEYERGQAMWLSHRDCAHLFDRCLQAEYDYEIVYGISDNDRKYYSIKRAQEVLGYDPQDNSAHYTFGGEPKEEAEPDSP, encoded by the coding sequence ATGGACGAACCGGTCTTGCTCACCGGGGCGGGCGGCCGCGTCGGGCGTGCGATCCTCGCCGGAATCGGCGAGGCGTACGACTGGCGGTTGCTCGACCGCGAACCGCTCTCGGCCGCGTCGCTCCCGTCGGGCGTCTCCGCCGACGAGGTCGTCGTCGCGGACGTGACCGACGAGACCGCCGTTCGTGATGCCGTCGACGGCGTCGGCGCGGTCATCCACCTCGCGGGCGACCCCCGGCCCAACGCGCCGTGGGACTCCGTGCTCACGAACAACATCGACGGGACACAGACGATACTGCAGGCCGCCGCCGACACCGGCGTCGACCGCTTCGTCTTCGCCTCCTCGAACCACGCGGTCGGTGCGTACGAAACCGACGAGCGCACCCCCGAGATATACCGCACGGACGACGAGTATCGCCTCGACGGGACGGAACTCCCCCGCCCGTCGAACCTCTACGGCGTCTCGAAGGCAACCGGCGAGACGCTCGGGCGCTACTACCACGACACCGAGGACCTGTCCGTCGCGTGTGTCCGCATCGGCAACCTCACGAAGGGACACCCGCCCAAGGAGTACGAACGCGGGCAGGCGATGTGGCTGTCGCACCGCGACTGCGCACATCTGTTCGACCGCTGTCTCCAAGCCGAGTACGACTACGAAATCGTCTACGGCATCTCTGACAACGATCGCAAGTACTACTCGATCAAGCGGGCGCAGGAGGTTCTCGGCTACGACCCGCAGGACAACTCTGCCCACTACACCTTCGGCGGCGAACCGAAGGAAGAAGCCGAACCCGACTCGCCGTAA
- a CDS encoding dihydroneopterin aldolase family protein, producing MTTDAQQACFEAGIKFGSLYHQFAGTPVSPRSTRSLETAIAESIENQPYCAAVAVDIDDDAVAADIDHENGYTELSGHLMEVEMRIEYEDVTVRTRMEMEDGYPLMKLVEVVDD from the coding sequence GTGACCACCGACGCACAGCAGGCGTGTTTCGAGGCCGGGATCAAGTTCGGATCGCTGTACCACCAGTTCGCGGGGACGCCCGTCTCGCCGCGGAGCACGCGGTCGCTGGAGACGGCTATCGCCGAGTCCATCGAGAACCAACCGTACTGCGCGGCCGTCGCCGTCGACATCGACGACGACGCCGTGGCCGCAGACATCGACCACGAGAACGGCTACACCGAGTTGTCGGGCCACCTGATGGAGGTAGAGATGCGCATCGAGTACGAGGACGTGACCGTGCGCACGCGGATGGAGATGGAAGACGGCTACCCCCTGATGAAACTCGTCGAGGTCGTCGACGACTGA
- a CDS encoding DUF5790 family protein produces MAQSTFDDDDLFGEAADEMRADVREHLTSAKSKLPTADAVWETDAENILGALNGLRSALDTGDAVDELRQAKKQYVMGERAGAFEDDEALADEIESLQELVETLEEAHDQVGELTSVVPQLKSDLEDAHAEGVDTDAEADDAESEEAEA; encoded by the coding sequence ATGGCGCAGTCTACCTTCGACGACGACGACCTGTTCGGAGAAGCGGCCGACGAGATGCGTGCGGACGTGCGCGAGCACCTGACGAGCGCGAAGTCGAAACTCCCGACCGCGGACGCCGTCTGGGAGACGGACGCCGAGAACATCCTCGGAGCGCTCAACGGCCTCCGCTCGGCGCTCGATACGGGTGACGCCGTCGACGAACTCAGGCAGGCGAAAAAGCAGTACGTGATGGGCGAACGCGCCGGCGCGTTCGAGGACGACGAGGCCTTGGCCGACGAAATCGAGTCGCTGCAGGAACTCGTCGAGACGCTCGAAGAGGCCCACGACCAGGTGGGCGAACTCACGAGCGTGGTCCCGCAATTGAAAAGTGACCTCGAAGACGCCCACGCCGAGGGCGTCGACACGGACGCGGAAGCCGACGACGCCGAGAGCGAAGAAGCCGAGGCGTAA
- a CDS encoding DUF309 domain-containing protein, protein MIDSVPSESTRRAALRAGIALYTAGEFHAAHDPWEDVWLDIRAASDDDASNADDTLARDDRLFHGLIQFTAAQYHARDRNWSGAVGLAESAREYLADHPADYRGVDVVAVRAALARIESDPERVERGPAPPLLHGGSRVTPESLTLGAASLAAEALAAEYGLDVDTVADAARFAREEERVGRSRFAALLFDLVRVDTPQERRLVYDRLSGMVDKERRKEEDVDGLF, encoded by the coding sequence GTGATCGACAGCGTCCCGAGCGAGTCGACTCGCCGTGCCGCACTCCGCGCGGGCATCGCGCTCTACACCGCGGGGGAGTTCCACGCCGCCCACGACCCCTGGGAGGACGTGTGGCTGGACATTAGGGCCGCCAGCGACGACGACGCAAGCAACGCAGACGACACGCTCGCTCGTGACGACCGACTGTTCCACGGCCTGATCCAGTTCACTGCCGCACAGTACCACGCTCGCGACCGCAACTGGTCCGGTGCGGTCGGCCTCGCAGAGAGCGCACGCGAGTACCTCGCCGACCACCCCGCCGACTACCGCGGCGTCGACGTGGTCGCGGTCCGTGCCGCCCTCGCTCGGATCGAGTCGGACCCCGAACGCGTCGAACGCGGTCCGGCACCACCGCTACTCCACGGTGGGAGTCGCGTCACGCCGGAGTCGCTCACCCTCGGGGCAGCGTCGCTTGCAGCCGAAGCACTCGCCGCAGAGTACGGCCTCGACGTCGACACCGTCGCCGACGCCGCACGATTCGCGCGCGAAGAGGAGCGTGTTGGGCGCTCTCGGTTCGCGGCGCTGCTGTTCGATCTCGTGCGCGTGGACACACCGCAGGAGCGGAGGCTGGTGTACGACCGACTCTCGGGGATGGTCGACAAAGAGCGGCGGAAAGAAGAGGACGTGGACGGACTGTTCTGA
- a CDS encoding histone: MTVELPFAPVDDVIRRNAGDLRVSAGAAEELAGRVQRHGATLAVDAAERAAADGRKTLMPSDFGVEQVIDRSELTLPIAPVDRIARLDIDDSYRVSMDARVALADILEDYADNVARAAAVLARHADRRTVQADDIETYFALFEG; the protein is encoded by the coding sequence ATGACTGTCGAGTTGCCGTTCGCGCCCGTCGACGACGTCATCCGTCGCAACGCGGGTGACCTCCGGGTGAGCGCCGGCGCGGCCGAAGAGTTGGCCGGTCGCGTCCAGCGACACGGCGCGACGCTGGCCGTCGACGCGGCCGAACGGGCGGCGGCCGACGGACGCAAGACGCTGATGCCGTCCGACTTCGGGGTCGAACAGGTAATCGACCGCTCGGAGTTGACGCTCCCTATCGCGCCCGTCGACCGCATCGCGCGACTCGACATCGACGACTCCTACCGCGTCTCGATGGACGCCCGCGTCGCCCTCGCGGACATCCTCGAAGACTACGCCGACAACGTCGCCCGCGCGGCGGCGGTGTTGGCACGCCACGCCGACCGACGAACCGTCCAAGCCGACGACATCGAGACGTACTTCGCGCTGTTCGAGGGCTAA